A single genomic interval of Terriglobales bacterium harbors:
- a CDS encoding energy transducer TonB, with the protein MATPARKYPIPEEERQFQVVAAPARVRELFDDSLVESSGRLKTRTGWTVMLSFVLQVLAVGFMILLPLVFIQDLPRQQLMSFLVAPPPPPPPPAPAAAEQIRSVVKVESDILNGRLRTPTRIPEKVKMITESEAPPPLSSTGGVVGGVPGGIPGGTLGGVLGGIIGSTAKVPEGVRVPVATRIRVSQGVSRGLLISKVEPVYPPMAKVARVQGQVVLHAVISREGTIENLHVVSGHPMLIQSALDAVKQWRYKPYLLNNEPVEVETEIVVDFRLTS; encoded by the coding sequence ATGGCAACGCCAGCCAGGAAGTACCCCATCCCAGAAGAAGAACGGCAGTTTCAGGTGGTGGCCGCGCCCGCGCGCGTGCGCGAGCTGTTCGACGACAGCCTGGTCGAGTCTTCGGGCCGCCTCAAGACCCGCACCGGCTGGACGGTGATGCTCTCCTTCGTGCTGCAGGTGCTGGCCGTGGGCTTCATGATCCTGCTGCCCCTGGTCTTCATCCAGGACCTGCCGCGGCAGCAGCTGATGAGCTTCCTGGTGGCCCCGCCGCCTCCGCCCCCGCCGCCGGCGCCCGCCGCCGCCGAGCAGATCCGCAGCGTGGTCAAGGTGGAGAGCGACATCCTGAACGGCCGCCTGCGCACTCCCACCCGCATCCCGGAGAAGGTCAAGATGATCACCGAGTCCGAGGCCCCGCCCCCGCTCTCCAGCACCGGTGGGGTGGTGGGCGGTGTCCCCGGCGGCATCCCCGGCGGGACCCTGGGCGGAGTGCTGGGCGGCATCATCGGCTCGACCGCCAAGGTGCCGGAAGGCGTGCGCGTCCCGGTGGCGACCCGCATCCGCGTTTCCCAGGGGGTCTCCCGCGGCCTGCTGATCTCCAAGGTGGAGCCGGTGTATCCGCCCATGGCCAAGGTGGCCCGGGTGCAGGGCCAGGTGGTGCTGCACGCCGTCATTTCGCGCGAAGGCACCATCGAGAACCTGCACGTGGTCAGCGGCCACCCCATGCTCATCCAGTCGGCCCTCGATGCCGTCAAGCAGTGGCGCTACAAGCCCTACCTGCTGAACAATGAGCCGGTGGAGGTGGAGACCGAGATCGTGGTGGACTTCCGCCTGACTTCGTAG